A stretch of the Mesorhizobium huakuii genome encodes the following:
- a CDS encoding DMT family transporter: MTSGTRPEPETTSGHGTLRGIALKIVSVAVFVGMQTCIKAAGDVPAGQIVFFRSFFAIFPIIAFLALKGQLATAFVTKRPFNHVARGVVGVGAMGLGFFALTRLPLPEAITLNYAQPLLVVVFSSVFLGETIRVYRWSAVAVGLIGVLIISWPELTLLNSDEALDDQEVLGVMAALVAAAISAVAMLLVRNLVQTEKTATIVLWFSSTASVLSLLTLPFGWQSLMPAQAALLVMAGFCGGLGQILMTSAYRHAEASVVAPFEYTSMILGVVVGYFIFGDVTSLNTLIGGAIVVAAGVFIIWRERQLGLERTRTRKVTLPQG, translated from the coding sequence GTGACATCAGGGACCCGGCCTGAACCAGAAACGACCAGCGGCCACGGCACGCTAAGGGGCATCGCGCTGAAGATCGTCTCGGTGGCGGTCTTCGTGGGCATGCAAACCTGCATCAAGGCCGCCGGCGATGTGCCGGCCGGGCAGATCGTCTTCTTCCGCTCCTTCTTCGCCATCTTCCCGATCATTGCCTTCCTGGCATTGAAGGGACAGCTGGCGACGGCATTCGTCACGAAACGTCCCTTCAACCATGTCGCGCGCGGCGTCGTCGGCGTTGGCGCCATGGGGCTGGGCTTCTTCGCGCTGACCAGGCTGCCGCTGCCGGAGGCGATCACCCTGAACTACGCGCAGCCGTTGCTGGTCGTGGTGTTCTCCTCCGTCTTCCTAGGCGAGACGATCCGCGTCTATCGCTGGAGCGCGGTCGCCGTCGGCCTTATTGGCGTGCTCATCATTTCCTGGCCGGAACTGACTCTGCTCAACTCGGATGAAGCGCTCGACGACCAGGAGGTCCTGGGCGTCATGGCCGCGCTGGTGGCGGCGGCGATCTCGGCTGTCGCCATGCTGCTTGTGCGCAATCTCGTGCAGACGGAGAAGACGGCGACCATCGTGTTGTGGTTCTCGTCGACGGCGAGCGTGCTCTCGCTGCTGACGCTGCCTTTCGGCTGGCAATCGCTGATGCCGGCGCAAGCCGCGCTGCTCGTCATGGCCGGCTTCTGCGGCGGCCTCGGTCAGATCCTGATGACCTCGGCCTATCGCCATGCCGAGGCCTCGGTGGTGGCGCCGTTCGAATACACCTCGATGATCCTCGGTGTCGTCGTCGGCTATTTCATTTTCGGCGATGTGACCTCGCTCAACACGCTGATTGGTGGTGCGATCGTGGTGGCCGCCGGCGTCTTCATCATCTGGCGCGAGCGGCAACTCGGCCTGGAACGCACCCGAACGCGCAAGGTGACGCTGCCGCAAGGCTGA
- a CDS encoding helix-turn-helix domain-containing protein, with translation MTTSQISAGSLIREWRTRRRMSQLDLAMEAEISQRHLSFVESGRAAPSRDMVLHLAEQLAIPLRQRNQLLLAAGFAPSFSERSLSDTTLAPAMAAVEIVLKGHEPFPALAVDRHWNLVSANAAIAPFLADVSEASLLAPPVNVLRLSLHPGGVAPRIVNLAEWRTHLLERLKHQNDASGDPVLVELEHELRSYPSGLKGNRPTPVEPNAIVHPLRLAHGDQVLSFISTITVFGTPLDVTLSELAIESFFPADELTRAVLVRVAKERSERS, from the coding sequence ATGACAACGTCCCAAATTTCCGCCGGCAGTCTCATCCGTGAATGGCGCACGCGCCGCCGCATGAGCCAGCTCGATCTCGCGATGGAAGCCGAAATCTCGCAGCGGCATCTGAGCTTTGTCGAGAGCGGGCGCGCTGCGCCCTCGCGCGACATGGTGCTGCATCTGGCGGAGCAGTTGGCGATCCCGCTGAGGCAGCGCAACCAGTTGCTGCTGGCGGCAGGGTTTGCGCCGAGCTTCAGCGAACGGTCGCTCTCCGACACGACGCTGGCGCCGGCGATGGCGGCGGTCGAGATCGTGCTCAAAGGGCACGAACCCTTCCCGGCACTGGCGGTAGACCGGCACTGGAACCTGGTTTCGGCGAATGCCGCGATTGCTCCGTTCCTCGCCGATGTCAGCGAGGCCTCGCTGCTGGCGCCACCGGTCAACGTGCTTCGCCTCAGCCTGCACCCCGGCGGCGTCGCACCGCGCATCGTCAACCTCGCGGAATGGCGCACGCATCTGCTCGAACGTCTCAAGCACCAGAACGATGCCAGCGGCGATCCGGTGCTGGTCGAACTGGAGCATGAGTTGCGCAGCTACCCTTCCGGCCTCAAGGGCAACAGGCCAACGCCCGTCGAGCCGAATGCGATCGTGCATCCGCTGCGCCTCGCCCATGGCGATCAGGTGCTGTCGTTCATCAGCACCATCACCGTGTTCGGTACGCCGCTCGACGTGACCTTGTCGGAACTGGCGATCGAGTCCTTTTTCCCGGCCGACGAGCTGACTCGCGCGGTGCTGGTGCGGGTGGCGAAGGAGCGGTCGGAACGGTCCTGA